CAATCTCGGCCTTGTCTCTAATGGCCTGATCTTTTCCCCCGTTTTTAGCGGGAGAGTCATTAGTGGTCCTAACAGCAGAGAAACTCTGCTTTTTAGGACCTGTAGGTTTAAATAAATTTTGCAATTTCTTTATTCCCATTACTTTATTCCTTAAGCTGCCGCTTGAGGAGCTCTCTTAGCACCTTGGTAGTGTTTTACCACTTTTTCCATATGGTCTTCGATAATTTCATATAATTCTAGTTTAGTTTCTCTTGGGTCCATTCCGGCCGGCATTGCTGAATAGATAACTTCATTTTCAACTTCCGTAAATACATACCAAGTGTTACCAAGTTTTTGAAATGCTACTTCTGATTGTGTGTCTTGATTTGTCATGTGCCCCTCCAGGACTATTTGATTTCTCTTCCTGAGATATCAATTTCTTTTTCTACATGACTTATCGAACTTGGTTGTCAAAACTTTAGACATTTTTATTGGTCTAAGTTGTCGAAAATATAGACAATTTGAATGTTTTTAAAAGAAAGTAAAATGCTCGGTTAATAATTTGCTCTAAGGCCTAAGAAGACATTGAATTGTGCCGCAATAGGATAGTTTATTTCACTTGTCTCGTTCCACAATTCATCGATTTGAATTGGAGTTGTTGTGGAGAGAGTGTAAGGAAGATTAAAAATAGTTTCTGTACCTAAAATAAAATCAAGTCCAGTGCCTGGAATAAAGTCTTTGATAGCGTAAGTTAATCCAAGTTTAGGAGTGATTGAGTAACCAGTAAAAAGGCGTTCTTCAAATTGTCCATCAAGAGTTCCTTGCTCTACGGAGTATCTGTGCAAGTTGTAAGTGAAGCCACTAAATAGAGTTAGGTTTCTACTTTCATTTCTGTAAATGTCATATGAAATATAAGGACCTATTCCTATTTCACCATGTGTTTCCTGCGTGGTTCTTTGTGTCGAAACAAAGTAAGTGCTTCTTTGACCACTAAATTGTAGAGAACCGCCAAAGTAAAATCTATCAAAGTTATCAAATTCAACTTTTCGAGCGTAAATAGTATTGAATGAATACTTATTTCCAATTTGTTCTTCAAGTACAGTTGTCCCATAGTTAAATCCACTTTTTGCGGCAGGTCCAATACCGAAGGACATATAAGCTCTTGCCTTTCTTGGGTCAATCAATGGATAAGTGTCTGGAAGTGGTTCTTCTATTCTGTAGTCGGTTGGATCATAGCTCGCATAAGGATTCATTTGTAGTTGATCTTCTCTTTCGTCATTATAAATAACTTTTACAAATTTCTTAGAAATCCATGCGTCTTCGCCTGCAGTGGTTAGGGTTTTTAAAAAGAGTATGTTCTCTTTATTCTGTGGTAGTGGTTCACCATTAGAGTCAACATTATAGTTCATCTGCCACTGACTATTGTTTAACTGATTAGAGTTGATAAATAGTTTCTTTCCTTTTCGAACACGTTGGAGTGTTCTTGCCGATTGATCAGGGGCTGCAAGTAGAGGAGCTTCAAGAACAATGACTTCAGCATCTATGGCCATAGCACTATTAATAAAAATGACTAATAGAAGAGTTATGATTTTTTTTATAGGTTCCATGTAAATTGATATCCTATGCTAAATGAACTTTGAGTCATTGTTGTTTTTTCAGGTGAAATGGGAGCTTGTCCAGGAAGTTCTGATTTTACTGAGCTTCTTATGAATGAATTCTCATATCCAAGAGAAATATTTCCATAACTTGTTTTGTATAGAGCTTCTAAGCCAATTTGCCATAATAGTGTAGAGAAACTAATTTTCTGTCCATTGTCTGAAGCGTTGAAAAATAGAGACTTCTTGACTGCCAGCTGAGTATTTAAAGCGAAGCTTCCTCTATCATAGAATGTATATTTTGCAGTAGGTCCAAAGTAGGCAGCATTCCAGATAGATTCTGAACTATCTTCAAAATTCAAAACCCCATATTGGTAGTCAAAAACAAGGCCAAAATCTACAGGGAGAAATGATTCGTAATAGAGTTTTACACTTACTGTGTTAGAGTTTGCGTTTCCATCAGAGTAGCCAAGATTCTGTCCGACATAACTCATATTTGAAGTATCATTTCTAAAGAGAAGATGTGTTTGAAGCGGTAGAACTTTATCCGAAGTATGGTTCTGAGTCTTAACGGGGTAGGTCTTATCGGCAGGAATTGTCGATCTTAGTTTTATAATATCTTGAACAGAGGTTAGGTTCTTAGTGTGAGTTTTATATTTAATACTCCCATCTTTTGATAGAATATAGGACCATTTTCCACCGTAGTAGATCTCTCTGGCCTTTACGTAGACTTTTCTTTCGTTATAGAAAACTTCATTACCATCTAACTTTATAAGCTTAGAGTTCTTAGTTAGCGAGGCATAGAAGTTTTCAGGAATTAAGGGGTCGGTTCTAATGTATTCTTTGGGTTTATATTTTCGGTACCGAATTTTGGAAATATCAATCGATTCAGATAAAGAATCGATTTGAGAGAAATTAACTTCATCTTCTAAAAATTCGTCTAAGACATCATGTGGAGGAACTATTGCAATTTCCGATGCCATTACGTTTATACTTAATAAAATGATAAGAATTTTAGTTATTATTTTCAAGCCATTTCCTCGCTTCACAAAATGCTAACCAATTGCTCTCGTATCCAAAGTTTTTATTATTTAACTGGTCTGCTTCATACCACTTAAAGCTTTGGTGCTCTTTTTCGCATAGAGATACATGATGACTAAAAGGAGCAAGTACTAAATAAACCTTTTCGTGAACAGATTTATTCCAACGATCAGTGAAATCAAAGAAAATTGGAAGTTCTGTAAGTGTTCCTGTTAGGCCTGTTTCCTCTTGTAATTCTCTTAGCGCGCCTATTACGTAGCTCTCTTTATCTTCAACTGATCCTGTTACATTTTGCCAATGAAAATCTCTATCTTCTTTGGTCTGTAACAAAAGTACTTTTGATCTTGTTTCTAAATCAAAAATAACTACTTGGACTTTTTTATGACGCTTCTCTTCCATACCTTAATTATACTCTAATACGTGTAAATAGGAACTTAGGCGGACGAGATTTATCACGCGGTGGGTCTATGACGAAAAAGTTTGCTTATATTGCATCTAGTCTTTGGCAAGATTCATTGCTACTCAGTGTGCAAAATGATATGAATATAGAACTATGACAGACGTAACAAGCTTCCTACACACACTAGCGACATGTCTGCCGGGATTTCTTATTGGAGTGGTATTTCATGAATACGCTCATGCCCTTGTGGCCACCAAGTTTGGTGACGATACACCCGAGCGATACGGTCGACTAACTCTTAATCCTTCTTCACATGCAGATATGATGGGGACTATTATTTTTCCACTAGGTCTAATGCTTTTTGGATTAACTCCTTTCGGGTGGGCCAAGCCAGTTCCTGTCAATCCATCAAACTTTAAAAAATATAAGGCCGGAAGCTTTTGGGTTGCCTTTGCTGGTCCTGGAGCAAATATAATCATAGCTCTGCTATGTTCTCTACTCTTTGCATTGTCATATACACAGCTACCTATGAGTGTGTCTTTTAAGCCTGCAATTGAAAATATGCTCCGTTATGCTGTGGTTATAAATCTAGTTCTTGCAGTATTTAACCTGATCCCTTTTCCTCCACTGGACGGATCAAAGATGGTAATGCCTTTTTTAGATTACAATCAGGCCAGAAAGTATGAAGAGTTACAAAGATTTACTTTCCTATTTTTTATAATTTTATGGATGACTGATATTTTCTCTTACCTTGTTAGACCAGTCTTTGCGCTTTCTAATATGGTGACAGGATTATTTATAATGCTTTTTAGCTAATGGAGTAATGGATGTTAGATACAACCATTCAGGTCAAAACAGATAACTTTGATGGACCGCTTGGTCTTTTACTTATGCTCGTACAAAAAGAAGAGATGAGTGTAAAAGATCTAGATTTAACAAAAATTACGAGCCAATACCTAGGCTATCTCGCAGAAATGCGTGATTTAAACTTCGACATTGCTGGAGATTACCTCTATTTAGCAGCGACACTTCTCTTATTAAAATCTAAAAACTGTATAACTGAAGAAGAGCAAGAGCGTCTTAAAGATCAACTTTCTGACGGAGAGGGGTTAAATATAACTTCTTCAGCAGAGCTTATTAGAAGATTAGAAGAGCTTCAACACTTCCAAAAGATGGGAGAGAAGCTTTGGTCACTTGATAAGAGAGACGAGCATATCTTTGTAAAACCAAAGATCAATAGAAAGGCCATTGTAAACTCAATCTTGACTCCTATGGAGCTAGAGAAACTTACAATGGCAATGATGGATTTCTTATTTAGAGAAAGAAGAAAATATACAGTTGTAAAAAGAGACCGTTTATCTATTAAAGAGAAACTTGTCTTCCTTAGATCACACTTAGAAGTTGGGCAAAAAACAACTTTACAGGATCTTTTAGATAATGATGGTGGCGAGAATTTAGATAATAAAGTTATAACTTTTATTTCTTTATTAGAGCTTGCACGCCTACAGAGACTTGAAGTTTTTCAAAATGAGTCAATGGGTAGCATTTACGTTGATGTCGTAAAATCATTAGAAGATTTTGATGTTACTCAGGCCGATGGTTTTGAAGATGAAGATGAGCTTGCTGAAAAGGCAATCTCTGAAGATATTGCAAATACTATTGCACAAAATGGAGTAGAGATCGCTGAAGAGCCTTTATCTGCAAATGAAATGACACACACTCAGCAAGATGCTGTTAACGAAGAGCAAGTTCTTCAATAGACCCTCGAGAGACGATTATGATTGATACGAATGAAAATGAACTCATTAATGACGAAATTCTAAATCAAATTGAAAATGTTGTTTTTGAAGATAACTTTGATGATGAAGTTGAAGCAGCTCTTTTATCTGAAAGAGAAGATGAGCTAGAAGCAACACTTTATCCTAGTGAGTCTGACCTTGAATATCCTGATATGGAAATGAGTTCAGATAATATCGATCAAGGTGATGATATTGTAGAAGAACTTGATGAAGAGCAAGAAGATAAAATTTGGCAGGCGAGAACAGGGCTTAATTTTGAAACTCTTTGTGGAGCCATTGAGACAATTATTTTCATGAGTGACAAGCCTGTTGCTTTGGCAAAAATTAGAAATGTAATTGATGAAGATCTTCCATTGCGTGTTGTTCATGCTTCATTAGAAAGACTTCAAAATGAATATGAATTAAAGCATCACGGTTTAAGGCTACAAGAAGTTGCTGAAGGGTATCAGTTTAGAACTAAAGCAACTTACTCTAAGTATGTGCAAGATTTATTTAAAGTGAACTCTCTTGTTCTTTCGCCAACTGCTTTAGAAGTACTGGCCATTATTGCTTATAAACAACCAGTTTCTAAAATAGAGGTAGAAAAAATTAGAGGAGTGGATTCTTCTCATATTGTTAGAGGATTAATGGATAAGAGACTTGTTAAGACAACAGGTCGTTCTGATGAAGCTGGTAGACCAGTTCTCTACGGAACTACAACAGAGTTCTTAGAAGTATTTAACTTAAATGACTTAAATGACCTTCCGCCTGAGCATGAGCTTGATGAAATGAGCCAACAGGAGATTGGAAAAATCTCTGACATTAAGACAATTGTTCACACTGGTGACAAGTCGAGATTTTCATTTGATGAAATAGATGAACTTGATGCACTGGCCGATAGAATTAAGTCCATCGACTCAGAAACTGATTTTACGAGATCACTCAAAGTTGAAGAGAAGAAAAGAAGAACGGAAGATGGAGAGGCGATTAAGTCGGCTTTTGATCTACTAGAGGAGCATCTTGACCATAAACTTGTTCTAGATGCGAATATGGAATCAGTTATCTCTGAAGTATTTACTGCAGTAACTGATCCTTCAATAATAAGAGACTTAACTGCTGGACCTTTTAATCTACCAGAACTTGTCGAAGAAGAGGAAGAAGAGTTTCAGATGATTGACCTGGATACAGGTGAAGTCATAGTAGATGAGTTAGAAGATGACCAAGAAAGTGAAGGTGAAGACTTTCAATTAAGTGAAGAGCAGATTTCAGAGCTTGAAGACTTTGACTTTATGGTTGATCTAGAGATGACTGAAGAGCAAGTTAAAGAAATATCACAAGCTACTGGTATTGAAATTCAACCAAGTGATGATGAACCCGCTCCAGCTCTAGAAGCGACTAGTCCTGTTGAGGAACAAGCTATCGAAACTGCTGAAAACCTTTTTAAAGATAATGCGGATGAAATATCTTCTTTGGCCGCAGCACTTGATCAGGCATTTGCCAATCTTACGGGTGAGAGTTTAGATGAAACTGATCTTGAAGATAGTGAAGCAAATATCAATGAAAAAGTTAATGATATTGATGAGTTATCATCAATGATTTCTGAAAAAGCTAAGGGCTTGGATCTTGATTTAAGCTTTCTAAATGACTCTTCAGACTCTGAAATCTAAGAGAAAGTATTAATTTCACATCGATTGACAATAAAAGAGGCTAACTGTACGTTAGCCTCGTTTTTACATACCTATATAAATCTTAAACGGCCGAGAGGGCAGATTAAGGAGTTCAAAATGTCTGAATTAAGATTACAAAAATTTATTGCTGATTGTGGAATTACTTCGAGAAGAAAAGCGGAGGAGTTAATAGCACAAGGGCGTGTTCAAGTTAACGGTGAAACAGTTAGAGTTCTTGGAACAAAAGTAAATCCAAGCACTGATGCAGTGATCGTTGATGGTAAGATTGCTGATCTCGCCAGTGTTGACCATGTCTACGTTGTAATGAACAAGCCAAGAGGATACGTAACAACTTTAAATGATCCAGAAGGTAGAAAAACTGTAATGGACCTTTGTATGGAAGTTTCGGAAAGAATTTATCCAGTTGGTCGTTTAGACTATCTTTCAGAAGGTTTACTTGTTTTAACTAATGATGGTGAAGTGGCAAATATGATCATGCACCCTAGTTTCAATATAACAAAAGTATATGAAGTTAAGGTTTTTGGTAGTGTTACAGACACGATTCTTAAAAAATTAAGAAATGGTGTTCAGCTAGAAGACGGTTTCATGAAACCATTATCTGTAAGAGTTATTAAGCAACTTCCAAATAAGACTTGGTTAGAATTTAGACTAGGTGAGGGAAGAAATAGAGAGATTAGAAGAATTTGTGAAGCTTGCGGACTAACTGTTGATAAGCTTAAACGTTTTGCAATTGAAGGGTTAACAGTAGACGGAATTGCTCCTGGAAAGTTTAGATATATTTCTAAGAGACAACTTCTTTCTCATGTTGGACTTCTTGAAGATGGGCGTAAAGATCCTCACGCAAAAACTTGGCACTCAGATAAGAAGACTGTTAATTTAAAGAAAAAAGGTGTTCAACCAGGTACTGCAGCTGATGACGCTAGTTGGATTAAGTATAGAAAGGAAACTTATTTTCAATCGGTAAAAGAATTAGCTGAAAGAAAGAAGCTTGAAAAAGAACAAGAGAGCGCGGCTTCTCTTGCTGCTAGAGATGAGGCTCACTTTGCTAGAAAGAAGAGAAAGTCTCTACGTGAAGCTAAGAAAGCTGATAACGTTAAATTTCCACATGCGATCATAGAGAAGTAGGTCGAGATGAAATTCTTTAGCATTTTACTTTTACTACTTATGATCTCTTGTACCAAAGAAGAGTTTAATAACCAATATAACCTTCCAGGAAGTAGTGAAACTACTACCTCTCAAGAAGTTCAAGAAGTTTTACTTGAAAAAAATGTGAGAACTCTTGAATTCTTAGGAGATCTCTCTATTCCTGCATACAGCAGTAAAGTGAAAGAAGAGTTCTTTTACGAAAGAAAGAAAGCTACTTGTAAGTTAACTTACAAGATGTCGAACTTTGATGTAAATATAAAAAAAGGTTTTCAATTACCAATTCTTAGTGAGGAAATTAGATTAACTCGAGATTTTACTTCTAGTGATAGATCAGTCATAGAGTATAGTATATCATTTGACGAAAATGACTTTAAGATTAATTATTTAATCTGTTCTTTTGAAAATGGGAAAGATCTGTTTTTAAACAGAGATCTACTGACTACTTTCAAAGAAATTATGAAGAAAGTTAGCCTCTTTAACTCTCAAAATGAACAATTTATATTTTAAAATGAATAAGGGTCAATATTTGGCCCTTACTCAATCTCTTTTATAATTTTGTCTAAATTCTTTTTTTGAATATCTATCATTTCTAAATTAATCAAGCTTTCAAGACCGCAGTGTATACAATTCTCACTTAGAGATTTTAATTTGGCACATTTTCCTGAGTTGATAAGTTTGTCCATGACTTGAGAGCTAGTCTTAACCTGTAGGCCATCAATTTCTCGGTGATCTCCACTCCTGCGTCTATCTGCTACAAAACTATTTGCATCATCCTTGTCTAGAGCGCAACTAGAGTAAAGCTTTGAATAGAGTTTAGAATCATACTTTAATTCTAGGCGTTCAATTTCTTTTTCAATAGGAAACCTCTCATCACCTTGTACTGAGCGTAGTCTATTCTTTAACTTTCTTATTTCACCCTCAAGTGCATAGTTTGTGTTTAATCTAGAAGAAATTTCTTCTTCTGACAGAGAACAAGGACATTGAGAGTTTGGTGTTCTCGTTGAACATTTCACAATATAATTAAAGAAATAAGAAGCCGGCATTTTCGATGAACAGAGCTTTTCATCATCTTTTCCAAACAATGTGTAGCTGCTATTACTATTTGAGCCAGGAAGTTTCCCCATTTCAATACCTAGAGGTATGTACATTCCTATATTTGTTTCAAGTCCAATCGATCTTGAGATTGCTGAGGTATATAATCCTCTATGGTAGACACGAATTGAAACTTTCTTTGGGTCTCTATAGTCTAGGGCATCTAACTTTTCATATTGATAGCTTGATTTAGATTTAGGAATAGTTGGTAACTCTATTGGCCTATCTTTTATCTTTAAGTCAGTTGTTTTACGTGTATCAATAGAGCCATTCTTTGAGAAATGAACTTTCGCTCCATTTGCAAGGGCCATACTAAAGGTACCGTCCTGATTCTTTGTAATAGATAGGCCTTTATCATTTGGAAAGAGTTGATAAGACTTGTATCCTGATGATGAACTATCTGTTGGACCTGTACCATAATTACTAAGAACATTGATCTTGCCTTTCGATTGGAAGCTCCATTGCCTCGAGGCATCTTGTCTGGATTGGCTATAGGGAGATACTTTACTGTCTCTAGATGTTTCTATAGTAAAAGAACAAACGTCTGAGAAGTTATCTATTCGAATAGTTACTTGCTCGTTTACCTGCAGAGACCTCTCTTTGATATCCTTGCAATGTATGGTTTGCGAATAAGAGTTAATTGAAAAAAGTAGTAGAATAGTTATTAGTTTCATAATGAATTTATCGGAATAAAAAAGGCCCAAGATGAATCATTGGGCCTTTTTTATGAAATATAATTTTAAAAAATTAATTATCGTAAGAAACTACATTAGAGTTTGTAATATGTTCTTGGAGGATATCCATCGAATACTCTAGCGCTTGCTCAGCGTAAGGAATATTATCAACACCTTTTAGGTCTTGAGCAAAATGGGCCTTCTTTATAATTGAAGCACACATTCTCATAAAGTTAGCGCTACCATCAAAGAATTCATCTTCGCTATCAGTGACTAATACATGCTGCAACATAGTGTTAAGTGACTTGATAAGTCTAACTTGGGCATCGGTTAATTCAGATGTATCTACTTCAATAAAGACTCTTTGATTTTTTGCAGTAATGGCGCTCATATTCCTTTCCTTTTATTCGGGTTCAGCTCATATCAATAAGCTAATCGCCACATTTTCTAATATTTTTAGCAATTTATGTTGGAGCAAAATACTTTTTTTATAAATCATAATTAAGCTGGACAAATTACATCCATTAAATTACTATTTGGACAATTCGAAAATTCCTATTTTCAATTATTTAACGCGGGATGGAGCAGTCAGGTAGCTCGTCGGGCTCATAACCCGAAGGCCGGAGGTTCGAATCCTTCTCCCGCAACCAATTTTTCTATGAAATCATCAATAATATCTATATCCAATCTCTCCAAAAAATTTGGTGAATTACAAGTTTTAGATGGATTAAACCTGAGTATTGAACTTGGCGAAATTTATGGATTTTTAGGACCTAATGGAGCAGGTAAATCTACTACCCTTAAGTGTATTATTGGTCAGCTTGAGTATGATTCAGGCAATATTAGTGTTTTTGATATATCCCCAGACTCTAGAAAACAATTCAAGGCTCTCTCTGTTGGCGTTGTTCCAGAGACTCAAAATTTATATGAAAATCTATCTGTGTATCAGAATTTAGAATTATTTTGTGGTCTTTTGAGTGTTGATAAGCAAAGAATATATGAGATTTGTGAAGAACTCTTTTTAATGGATAAACTCAAGTCTAAAGTGAAGTATCTTTCTAAAGGCCTAAAGCAAAGAGTTCTTTTGGCTAGATCTGTATTACATCGTCCAGAGCTTTTATTTCTTGATGAGCCAACAAGTGGGCTTGATCCTATTTCGGCCCATAAAGTTCATAACTATATTAGAAAGCTTAATGCCACTGGAACAACTATTTTTTTAACGACCCACTTTATGGAGGAAGTTGAAGAGTTGTGTACAAGAGTGGGGTTTTTGAAAAATGGTAAAATCATAGAAGAGGGAAGTGTTACAGATCTTTTGGAAAAATATAATGTAGATAAAATAAAGAAGGTTTTCCTGAGATTATTGGATGATTCCTATGAATAGAATAAAGGTTCTTCTAAAGAAAGAGTTTTTTGATTTTATTAATCATCCTCAAACATTTGTAATATTCTTCGTCGTTATTGTAATTAATTTCTTTCTAGCCAAGAGTATTGGTACCATTCAATTAGAAATGTACTTAACAATGTCCATTGTTATGATTGGGTTTTATTCACCTTCATTTCTATTCACTGAAGAAATTGAAAAAAGAACTTTGGATGCACTGTTGCTGACACCTGTTAGCGCGTTTGAAATTATTTTTTCTAAAGCATTGTTTTATACTTTACTCTCAACTCTTGTATCTGTGTTTCTTACTTTGTCGTTTGATGCGAGTAAGTATAATATTTTAACTGTCTTCTTTGCAGTAACTCTAGGGAGCCTTTGGGTTACGTTGCTCGGTATTATCATAGGATCATTATGTAAGAAGCAGTCTGAAATAAGTGGATACGGTACAATTATCTTCTTGGTTCTCTTTCTTCCAAATTTACTCGCACCAATAAATGACGGGCTGAACTTAGTTTCTTTAGGGCTCCCTACTCGATATGTGACGGAGTTAATTCATAGTCCGGTAGGATCTAAAAGGTTCTTTGAATTCTTCCTTGCGCTTGTATTACAGGTTATTCTTTTACTTTTTCTTAACCTTGAAGGAATTAAAAGAATTCAAAGTGGGGTAGAGAACTTAAAGAGAGTTAGATTTAAAGAGTACATAATAGTGTTTCTCGTTCTTCTTCTTTCATTTAGTAGTGCCCACTATTTTCAAAGTTTAAGAGGTGGTCATATAACAATAGACACTAAGAAGTATTATAAAATTCAAAAGTTAAATGTATCATTCTTATTAGATAGTCCAAATCTTGAAGTAGAAGAGATGGATCTGTTTGGAGAAAAAGTCATTAGTATTTCCGATTCAACAATAGAAAATATTTCTATAAAAGTTAGAATCAAAGAGAGAGTTGAGGCCAAGACTCTGAGCAAGTGGTATGAAGAAAAGAATGTGGCCCTTAGTGAGAAAAAGAGCTTTGTTGTAAGTAGATCACTTTCTGATGATAACTTTACATACGAAGTTGAAAATAGGAGAGGAAAGTATTGGAGCTTTAATTTCTTTAGAGGCCATCAACAAGTTTCCATAGTACTGAGTGTTTCTAGCTCGATTAAGATTAGTGATCATGAGCATATGCGAAACCTTTGGCGCAATATGTGCGACTCAAGGCTTAATTCTATCAAAAGTAAATCCAAAATAAAGTAATTCCAGTATGTTACTTTATCTTCTCTCGTGAATTAATTTCATGCACACTAGTAAAAAACTCGATATCTGCTAGTTTAAACTCATTAATTTAGGAGTTTAAAATGTCTTTATCACAGGCCAAAGTAGTTTTCGGATCTAGAGAGATCAATCATCCATTAGCTAAAATTGTGGGAATAATCTTAGGATTACTAATCGCTTCGATTGTAGTGAGTACGGTTGTTTTCTTTGTATTGCCTTTACTTGGTGTTGTCGCAGGAGTGGTTTTCTTTGCTATCGCTGCCGTAGGACTAACCTTACTTGCTCTTGCTTATCCAATTAGAAAGAAAATAAAGAATAAAGATTTTAATGTTAACTTTTCAGACAACGATAGAGATTATAATTTCTCAATTGATGGTGATTTAGAAATTAATGCTAAAAGCGTTACTAACCTTGAAGTTATTCTTGAAAATGGAAAAGTGAAAATCTCAGAATCACCAACAGGTGATATTATCTGCAAGAGTTCTAAAGGTGTGATTGGTTACTTGGAGGAGGGATCATCTCTGTTTCTTAAAGGTATATCCAAAGAAGAAGACCTTCTAGAGGTTCTAATTCCTAGGCACGTCTATATATTGGTAAAAATAGGAAAAGGTGAACTTGATCTTCGAGAAGTTCCTGTCTCTTTAAAGGTTCAAATGGGGATGGGGAAAATTGTCGCCTACTCAACTTTAAATGACCTACATGTTCAATCTGGTAACGCTAAGGTTTATGCCCACAGTCTTGCTGGAGAAGCAAATCTAGAACTTGGAATGGGAGATGTTGTTCTCGACGTAACGCCTACAGGGATCGATCAGCTTATTTCTATTAAATCTGCAAAAGTTAAAGCTAAGGTTATTGTACCAGTAGGAATTCCTGTTCATGCAAAGGCCGAGGGGCTTAATGTCAATATTGATAGTGATGTGACATTACTTGATGAAGCTCCGCTATATTTAAATCTAAAAGCTGCTGTAGGAAATGTTGAGATAAAGGAAAAGAGTAACCTTATTTATCTTCAATAATTTTGCCTTTTCATTTTGGCTTCTTTGGTTGAATATTATGATACTCAATCAAAGGAGAGTTCCTTGAAAATTCCAAGTCCTAAGAAAATTCCACATAAAATGATCGCTCACGAAGATGAGAGAGTTGATAATTACTATTGGATGAGATTTCTAGATGAGGACAAAGATGTAAAAAAACATCTATTACAAGAAAATGACTTCTTTAAAGATTATCTTCAAAATACTACTGAATTACAAAAACAACTGTACGATGAGATGCGTTCTCGAAAAAAAGAGAAAGATCAAAGTGTTCCGGCCCTAGATGGAGATTATTACTACTATGATCGCTATGAAGAGGGGCAGGAGTATGCAATCCATTGCCGTACGAGTAAAGGTTCAAATTCTGAAGAAATACTCTTAGATGTTAACTTGTTAGCGATTGATAAGGACTTTGTTGATATTGGTGCCTTTAGCGTTTCTCCTGATGGGAAGAAAATGGCCTACTCGATAGATGATAATGGTTCAGAAGTTTATAAAATATATATAAAAAACTTAGAGACCGGTGATCTTTATCCTGAAATTATTGATCAAGCGTATGACTCTATATGTTGGTTTAATGATAGTGAGCATTTTTGTTATAACGTCGTAAATAAAAATCTAAGACCGCATAAAATTAAAAAGCATAAACTACATTCAGATGTTAGTAGTGATGAGGTTTTGTATCATGACAAGAGTGCAGAGTTCTTTGTTCACTGTGCAAAAGGAATAGATAATGAATATATCTTTGCTGTAAGTGGTGGTTCTGTTTCTACAGAGTATTCAATACTAAGTGCTAATAAACCTGAAGGTAAA
The window above is part of the Halobacteriovorax sp. HLS genome. Proteins encoded here:
- a CDS encoding site-2 protease family protein, coding for MTDVTSFLHTLATCLPGFLIGVVFHEYAHALVATKFGDDTPERYGRLTLNPSSHADMMGTIIFPLGLMLFGLTPFGWAKPVPVNPSNFKKYKAGSFWVAFAGPGANIIIALLCSLLFALSYTQLPMSVSFKPAIENMLRYAVVINLVLAVFNLIPFPPLDGSKMVMPFLDYNQARKYEELQRFTFLFFIILWMTDIFSYLVRPVFALSNMVTGLFIMLFS
- a CDS encoding pseudouridine synthase — its product is MSELRLQKFIADCGITSRRKAEELIAQGRVQVNGETVRVLGTKVNPSTDAVIVDGKIADLASVDHVYVVMNKPRGYVTTLNDPEGRKTVMDLCMEVSERIYPVGRLDYLSEGLLVLTNDGEVANMIMHPSFNITKVYEVKVFGSVTDTILKKLRNGVQLEDGFMKPLSVRVIKQLPNKTWLEFRLGEGRNREIRRICEACGLTVDKLKRFAIEGLTVDGIAPGKFRYISKRQLLSHVGLLEDGRKDPHAKTWHSDKKTVNLKKKGVQPGTAADDASWIKYRKETYFQSVKELAERKKLEKEQESAASLAARDEAHFARKKRKSLREAKKADNVKFPHAIIEK
- a CDS encoding ABC transporter ATP-binding protein; its protein translation is MKSSIISISNLSKKFGELQVLDGLNLSIELGEIYGFLGPNGAGKSTTLKCIIGQLEYDSGNISVFDISPDSRKQFKALSVGVVPETQNLYENLSVYQNLELFCGLLSVDKQRIYEICEELFLMDKLKSKVKYLSKGLKQRVLLARSVLHRPELLFLDEPTSGLDPISAHKVHNYIRKLNATGTTIFLTTHFMEEVEELCTRVGFLKNGKIIEEGSVTDLLEKYNVDKIKKVFLRLLDDSYE
- a CDS encoding NUDIX domain-containing protein: MEEKRHKKVQVVIFDLETRSKVLLLQTKEDRDFHWQNVTGSVEDKESYVIGALRELQEETGLTGTLTELPIFFDFTDRWNKSVHEKVYLVLAPFSHHVSLCEKEHQSFKWYEADQLNNKNFGYESNWLAFCEARKWLENNN
- the scpB gene encoding SMC-Scp complex subunit ScpB encodes the protein MIDTNENELINDEILNQIENVVFEDNFDDEVEAALLSEREDELEATLYPSESDLEYPDMEMSSDNIDQGDDIVEELDEEQEDKIWQARTGLNFETLCGAIETIIFMSDKPVALAKIRNVIDEDLPLRVVHASLERLQNEYELKHHGLRLQEVAEGYQFRTKATYSKYVQDLFKVNSLVLSPTALEVLAIIAYKQPVSKIEVEKIRGVDSSHIVRGLMDKRLVKTTGRSDEAGRPVLYGTTTEFLEVFNLNDLNDLPPEHELDEMSQQEIGKISDIKTIVHTGDKSRFSFDEIDELDALADRIKSIDSETDFTRSLKVEEKKRRTEDGEAIKSAFDLLEEHLDHKLVLDANMESVISEVFTAVTDPSIIRDLTAGPFNLPELVEEEEEEFQMIDLDTGEVIVDELEDDQESEGEDFQLSEEQISELEDFDFMVDLEMTEEQVKEISQATGIEIQPSDDEPAPALEATSPVEEQAIETAENLFKDNADEISSLAAALDQAFANLTGESLDETDLEDSEANINEKVNDIDELSSMISEKAKGLDLDLSFLNDSSDSEI
- a CDS encoding ScpA family protein; its protein translation is MLDTTIQVKTDNFDGPLGLLLMLVQKEEMSVKDLDLTKITSQYLGYLAEMRDLNFDIAGDYLYLAATLLLLKSKNCITEEEQERLKDQLSDGEGLNITSSAELIRRLEELQHFQKMGEKLWSLDKRDEHIFVKPKINRKAIVNSILTPMELEKLTMAMMDFLFRERRKYTVVKRDRLSIKEKLVFLRSHLEVGQKTTLQDLLDNDGGENLDNKVITFISLLELARLQRLEVFQNESMGSIYVDVVKSLEDFDVTQADGFEDEDELAEKAISEDIANTIAQNGVEIAEEPLSANEMTHTQQDAVNEEQVLQ